A region from the Hypericibacter adhaerens genome encodes:
- a CDS encoding MarR family winged helix-turn-helix transcriptional regulator, with protein MRLIYSQSFVHGLNPAQWGALRYLARANESVQTLTHFARAHCVSKAAASDTISALVRKKLVVRNKDPSDGRVMRIGLTAEGRGLLDSDPLNLLVDALEGLLPQQQVQAAEILAVAARNVYAAIAGSSSAPPSPNDS; from the coding sequence ATGCGGCTGATCTACAGCCAATCCTTCGTCCACGGCTTGAATCCCGCGCAGTGGGGCGCGCTGCGCTACCTCGCCCGGGCGAACGAAAGCGTGCAGACGCTCACCCATTTCGCGCGCGCCCACTGCGTCAGCAAGGCCGCGGCCTCGGATACGATCTCGGCGCTCGTCCGCAAGAAGCTGGTGGTCAGGAACAAGGATCCGTCGGACGGGCGCGTCATGCGGATCGGTCTCACGGCGGAGGGACGAGGGCTGCTGGATTCCGATCCGCTGAATCTCCTCGTCGATGCGCTGGAGGGTCTTCTCCCCCAGCAGCAGGTGCAGGCGGCGGAGATCCTGGCGGTTGCGGCACGCAACGTCTATGCGGCGATTGCCGGCTCCTCGTCGGCGCCGCCATCGCCGAACGACAGTTGA
- a CDS encoding RT0821/Lpp0805 family surface protein: MNTNLKKITAAVLLASTLSACASGYGGTGLGSKETIGTLGGAALGGWAGSNIGHGTGQLIATAAGVVIGGFIGNQIGRGLDQADRQSAYQAEQVALERYPDGQYSRWNNPNNGNYGYTVPQQTYQQPSGQYCREYQTTIIVNGRPETAHGTACREPDGSWRVAS; this comes from the coding sequence ATGAACACGAACCTCAAGAAGATCACCGCCGCCGTCCTGCTCGCCTCGACGCTGAGCGCCTGCGCGAGCGGCTATGGCGGTACCGGCCTCGGCTCGAAGGAGACGATCGGCACGCTGGGCGGTGCCGCGCTCGGCGGCTGGGCCGGCTCGAATATCGGCCACGGCACGGGTCAGCTCATCGCGACCGCGGCCGGCGTGGTCATCGGCGGCTTCATCGGCAACCAGATCGGCCGCGGCCTCGACCAGGCGGACCGCCAGTCGGCCTACCAGGCGGAGCAGGTGGCGCTCGAGCGCTACCCCGACGGCCAGTATTCGCGCTGGAACAACCCGAACAACGGCAATTACGGCTACACCGTGCCGCAGCAGACCTATCAGCAGCCGAGCGGCCAGTACTGCCGCGAATACCAGACGACGATCATCGTCAACGGTCGTCCGGAGACGGCGCATGGCACGGCCTGCCGCGAGCCCGATGGCAGCTGGCGCGTCGCCTCCTGA
- a CDS encoding methyl-accepting chemotaxis protein yields the protein MNTSKGGLLATFANMKVKTKVLSGFGLVLLLLATVSGISFMGFSSIGTQFGEYIGAVNIVDDASNIERDVVKLRRNIDVYVGTRDTNAAKDAGDVEKKLQAEIETGQQHSSDDTQKKAFGDVSSKLSEIIASFGKVEELEAERVKIASDVLDVAGPKVSDGLEALMQKATQSGNSNAAILAGTALYEVMKARLYSNLMLERRESSSAEQAEEAFASAEKAIEQIEKVVSDPALNAQVEEIKTLIAGYDEAFKKSEAVDADMEKLVNETIAEQTEAVTSDAEAIASDASDDENKVEDETHGVIDSSEMLSIILSLGGIALGLVIAWLIGSGIAKPVVAMTAAMGKLAGGDKTIIVPALGRKDEIGSMADAVEVFKQNAIEMDRLAEEQRKEQARKEERQKAIEGYIKSFDESVSGLLGILASAATEMRSTAESMSATAEETSRQSTAVAAASEQASTNVQTVASAAEELASSVAEISRRVSESTDIAGRAVGEAAKTNAEVKGLAEAAQKIGNIVQLINDIASQTNLLALNATIEAARAGEAGKGFAVVASEVKSLANQTAKATEEIAGQIQAMQNATAGSVNAIEGIGGTISKISEIATVIASAVEEQGAATQEIARNVQQAAAGTSEVSSNIGGVTQAASQTGAASAQVLSTAGELAKQAEVLRGEVDGFLNKIRAA from the coding sequence GTGAATACGAGCAAGGGTGGCCTGCTGGCGACCTTCGCCAACATGAAGGTCAAGACCAAGGTGCTGTCGGGCTTCGGGCTCGTCCTGCTCCTGCTGGCGACCGTGTCCGGAATTTCCTTCATGGGCTTCAGCTCGATCGGCACGCAGTTCGGCGAATATATCGGCGCCGTGAACATCGTCGATGACGCCAGCAACATCGAGCGCGACGTGGTCAAGCTGCGGCGCAATATCGACGTCTATGTCGGCACGCGCGACACCAACGCCGCCAAGGATGCGGGCGATGTCGAGAAGAAGCTCCAGGCCGAGATCGAGACGGGCCAGCAGCATTCGTCCGACGATACGCAGAAGAAGGCCTTCGGCGATGTCAGCTCGAAGCTGTCGGAGATCATCGCCAGCTTCGGCAAGGTCGAGGAGCTCGAAGCCGAGCGGGTCAAGATCGCTTCGGACGTGCTCGATGTCGCCGGGCCGAAGGTTTCGGACGGCCTCGAGGCGCTGATGCAGAAGGCGACGCAGAGCGGCAACAGCAATGCGGCCATCCTCGCCGGCACGGCCCTTTACGAGGTCATGAAGGCGCGCCTCTATTCGAACCTGATGCTGGAGCGCCGCGAGAGCAGCTCGGCCGAGCAGGCGGAAGAGGCTTTCGCCTCCGCCGAGAAGGCCATCGAGCAGATCGAGAAGGTCGTCTCGGACCCCGCGCTCAACGCCCAGGTCGAGGAGATCAAGACGCTCATCGCCGGCTATGACGAGGCCTTCAAGAAGAGCGAGGCCGTCGACGCCGACATGGAGAAGCTGGTCAACGAGACCATCGCCGAGCAGACCGAAGCCGTGACGAGCGACGCCGAGGCGATCGCTTCCGACGCGTCCGACGACGAGAACAAGGTCGAGGACGAGACCCATGGCGTGATCGACAGCTCGGAGATGCTCTCGATCATCCTGAGCCTGGGCGGCATCGCGCTGGGCCTGGTCATCGCCTGGCTCATCGGCAGCGGCATCGCCAAGCCCGTCGTCGCGATGACGGCGGCCATGGGCAAGCTCGCCGGCGGCGACAAGACCATCATCGTGCCGGCGCTCGGCCGCAAGGACGAGATCGGCAGCATGGCTGACGCGGTCGAGGTGTTCAAGCAGAACGCCATCGAGATGGACCGCCTGGCCGAGGAGCAGCGCAAGGAGCAGGCGCGCAAGGAAGAGCGCCAGAAGGCGATCGAAGGCTACATCAAGAGCTTCGACGAGTCGGTCTCGGGCCTCCTGGGCATCCTGGCCTCGGCCGCGACCGAGATGCGGTCGACCGCCGAGAGCATGTCGGCGACGGCGGAGGAGACCTCCCGCCAGTCGACGGCGGTGGCGGCCGCCTCCGAGCAGGCCTCGACCAACGTGCAGACGGTCGCGTCGGCCGCGGAGGAGCTTGCGAGCTCGGTGGCCGAGATCAGCCGTCGCGTGTCGGAATCGACCGACATCGCCGGCCGTGCGGTCGGCGAGGCGGCGAAGACCAATGCCGAGGTCAAGGGATTGGCCGAGGCCGCGCAGAAGATCGGCAACATCGTGCAGCTCATCAACGACATCGCCAGCCAGACCAACCTCCTGGCGCTCAACGCCACGATCGAGGCGGCGCGCGCGGGCGAGGCCGGCAAGGGCTTCGCGGTGGTGGCCTCCGAGGTCAAGTCCCTGGCCAACCAGACGGCCAAGGCGACCGAGGAGATCGCCGGCCAGATCCAGGCCATGCAGAACGCCACGGCCGGCTCGGTCAACGCCATCGAGGGCATCGGCGGCACGATCTCCAAGATCAGCGAGATCGCCACGGTGATCGCGTCGGCGGTCGAGGAGCAGGGGGCCGCGACCCAGGAGATCGCCCGCAATGTCCAGCAGGCGGCCGCGGGCACGTCGGAGGTGTCGTCCAACATCGGCGGCGTGACGCAGGCGGCGAGCCAGACCGGTGCCGCTTCGGCGCAGGTCCTCTCGACGGCCGGCGAGCTCGCCAAGCAGGCGGAGGTCCTGCGCGGCGAGGTCGACGGCTTCCTCAACAAGATCCGCGCAGCCTGA
- a CDS encoding GntR family transcriptional regulator: MAEKAEGAELSSLRIKRTNITLRQQVLDVLRNAILDFRFKPGDRLIERELCELTGVSRTSVREALRHLESEGLVHNVPNKGPIVATVTLEEAQQIYEVREALEGLAGRLFASRATDRDIDRLRAANERLEKAFETGDVRRIVAETAHFYEVFLEGCGNNLIRDMIRSLNARIVYLRATSMSRPGRSPGSLGEMTRIVEAISKRAPDAAEEACKDHVRRACSAALEMLRQRRTDGIN; encoded by the coding sequence ATGGCTGAAAAGGCCGAGGGAGCAGAGCTTTCTTCGCTGCGCATCAAGCGCACCAATATCACCCTTCGCCAGCAGGTCCTCGACGTTCTGCGCAACGCCATCCTCGACTTCCGCTTCAAGCCTGGCGACCGCCTGATCGAGCGCGAGCTGTGCGAGCTCACGGGCGTCAGCCGCACCAGCGTCCGCGAAGCGCTCCGCCATCTCGAATCCGAAGGACTGGTCCACAACGTGCCCAACAAGGGTCCGATCGTGGCGACGGTCACCCTGGAGGAGGCGCAGCAGATCTACGAGGTGCGCGAAGCGCTGGAGGGGCTTGCCGGCCGGCTGTTCGCGTCGCGGGCCACGGATCGCGACATCGATCGACTGCGCGCGGCCAATGAGCGGCTGGAGAAGGCGTTCGAGACCGGCGATGTCCGGCGCATCGTCGCGGAAACGGCCCATTTCTACGAAGTGTTCCTGGAAGGATGCGGGAACAACCTGATCCGCGACATGATCCGTTCCCTCAACGCGCGGATCGTCTATCTGCGCGCGACCTCGATGTCGAGGCCGGGCCGGTCGCCGGGCAGCCTGGGCGAGATGACCCGGATCGTCGAGGCAATCAGCAAGCGGGCGCCCGACGCGGCGGAAGAGGCCTGCAAGGACCATGTCAGGCGGGCCTGCAGCGCGGCGCTGGAAATGCTGCGCCAGCGCCGGACCGACGGCATAAACTGA
- a CDS encoding carnitinyl-CoA dehydratase, with product MSSGPVITRRNGAIFEVVLDRPKANAIDAATSRLMGAAFASFRDDPDLRVAIVTGGGEKFFCAGWDLKAGASGEGPISDYGVGGFGGLQELPNLNKPVIAAVNGMAVGGGFELALSADMIIAAEPARFALPEIKAGTLADAATIKLPRRIPYHVAMDLLLTGRWMDSAEALMRGIANQVVPAADLMARARELAQMLAEGPPLVFAAIKEVVRESEGMPFNEALWRINRRGFPTVDKLYSSEDQLEGAKAFAEKRAPVWKGR from the coding sequence ATGTCGTCAGGTCCGGTCATCACCCGCCGCAACGGCGCCATCTTCGAGGTCGTGCTGGATCGTCCGAAGGCGAACGCGATCGACGCGGCGACCAGCCGGCTGATGGGCGCCGCCTTCGCCAGCTTCCGGGACGATCCCGACCTGCGGGTGGCCATCGTCACCGGCGGCGGCGAAAAGTTCTTCTGCGCCGGCTGGGACCTCAAGGCGGGTGCCTCGGGCGAGGGCCCGATCTCCGATTATGGCGTGGGCGGCTTCGGTGGCCTTCAGGAGCTGCCCAACCTCAACAAGCCGGTGATCGCGGCCGTGAACGGAATGGCGGTCGGCGGCGGGTTCGAACTGGCGCTCTCGGCCGACATGATCATCGCGGCCGAGCCTGCGCGCTTCGCGCTGCCGGAGATCAAGGCCGGCACGCTCGCCGACGCCGCCACCATCAAGCTGCCGCGGCGCATCCCCTATCACGTCGCGATGGATCTGTTGCTGACCGGGCGCTGGATGGACAGCGCCGAGGCGCTGATGCGGGGCATCGCCAATCAGGTCGTGCCGGCGGCCGATCTCATGGCCCGGGCGCGCGAGCTCGCCCAGATGCTGGCCGAAGGCCCGCCGCTGGTCTTCGCCGCCATCAAGGAGGTGGTCCGCGAATCCGAAGGCATGCCCTTCAACGAGGCCCTGTGGCGCATCAACCGGCGGGGCTTTCCGACCGTCGACAAGCTCTATTCGAGCGAGGACCAGCTCGAGGGGGCGAAGGCCTTCGCGGAGAAGCGTGCGCCGGTCTGGAAGGGCCGCTAG
- a CDS encoding response regulator transcription factor, which translates to MARILLVEDNKEFRSMLRALLQEAGHEVVEAGDGQAAIEHLRRTAYDLLVTDVLLPQADGTEVIKAVRGVNGKISIIAISGGGRELPAVVALALTEALGAHRTLFKPFRDAELLAAVKELLPVASS; encoded by the coding sequence ATGGCAAGAATTCTGCTCGTCGAGGACAATAAAGAGTTCAGATCGATGCTGCGCGCCCTTCTCCAGGAGGCCGGTCACGAGGTCGTGGAAGCGGGAGACGGCCAAGCCGCCATCGAACATCTGCGCCGCACGGCCTACGATCTGCTTGTGACCGACGTTTTGCTGCCGCAGGCCGACGGCACGGAGGTCATCAAGGCGGTCCGCGGGGTGAACGGGAAGATTTCCATCATTGCCATCTCCGGTGGTGGCCGCGAGCTGCCGGCCGTCGTGGCCCTGGCATTGACCGAGGCGCTGGGCGCGCACCGCACGCTCTTCAAGCCCTTCCGCGACGCGGAACTGCTGGCCGCCGTCAAAGAGCTGCTGCCGGTCGCTTCGTCGTAG
- a CDS encoding PepSY domain-containing protein: MRRQFLRMGLSCLVALLLLGAGPVRADSDQDRARAAVESGEVKPLGAILKAVRQRYKGQVLDTQLLDMGGRWIYRVRLLTKDGKALDIGVDGRSGQILDVQGD, translated from the coding sequence ATGCGCCGGCAATTTCTCCGCATGGGCTTGTCCTGCCTCGTCGCTCTGCTGCTGCTGGGCGCGGGCCCGGTCCGCGCGGACAGCGACCAGGACCGGGCGCGCGCCGCGGTCGAATCGGGCGAGGTGAAGCCCTTGGGCGCCATCCTCAAGGCGGTCCGCCAGCGCTATAAAGGGCAGGTGCTCGACACCCAGCTTCTCGACATGGGCGGCCGCTGGATCTATCGCGTGCGGCTCCTGACCAAGGACGGGAAGGCCCTCGATATCGGCGTCGATGGCCGGAGCGGCCAGATCCTCGATGTCCAGGGCGATTGA
- a CDS encoding carbonic anhydrase — MKSRDVLADSGTASHGEAAHWSYEGEAGPQNWGELSADFKVCELGFEQTPIDLKNAISAQLAGVEPDFRPMPLKILNNGHTIQVNCDPGSRSRIDGRSFELLQFHFHHPSEHLLAGRAFDLELHFVHRAESGQLAVLGVFIQQGAENAALQPIWAGMPAVAGPVQDVGTQITPASLLPTERGFFRYQGSLTTPPCSEGVLWTMFKQPIEASEDQIRKFAALFPSNARPVQGVNRRFLLQSL; from the coding sequence ATGAAGTCGCGGGACGTCCTCGCCGACTCCGGCACTGCCTCCCACGGTGAAGCGGCGCATTGGAGCTATGAGGGCGAAGCCGGGCCGCAGAACTGGGGCGAGCTTTCGGCCGACTTCAAGGTCTGCGAGCTGGGGTTCGAGCAGACCCCGATCGACCTGAAGAACGCCATCAGCGCTCAGCTTGCCGGCGTCGAGCCCGACTTCCGGCCCATGCCCCTCAAGATCCTCAATAACGGCCACACCATCCAGGTGAATTGCGATCCGGGCTCGCGCAGCCGGATCGACGGCCGCAGTTTCGAGCTCCTGCAGTTCCATTTCCATCATCCGAGCGAGCATCTTCTCGCCGGCCGGGCCTTCGATCTGGAGCTGCATTTCGTTCATCGCGCCGAGAGCGGTCAGCTGGCCGTGCTCGGCGTCTTCATCCAGCAGGGCGCCGAGAATGCCGCCCTGCAACCCATCTGGGCGGGAATGCCGGCGGTGGCAGGACCGGTCCAGGACGTCGGCACGCAGATCACCCCCGCGAGCCTGCTGCCGACAGAGCGCGGCTTCTTCCGCTATCAGGGCTCCCTCACCACGCCGCCATGCAGCGAGGGCGTTCTCTGGACGATGTTCAAGCAGCCGATCGAGGCATCCGAAGACCAGATACGGAAGTTCGCCGCGCTCTTCCCTTCAAACGCAAGGCCGGTCCAGGGCGTGAACCGCCGGTTCCTGCTGCAATCCCTTTAA
- a CDS encoding CHASE3 domain-containing protein, with protein sequence MSVADASRSRHEPPFGGLRHRWGRRIALWLAILLVGGLFGATYYQIHGLAAADGIVQHVRDVRGEAEHLLSLLGRAEDNQEGYLITGDPTYLDAYRAAATEAPQSLQQLSQLFGDNPSQWRRVDQLRPMLSDRIDRLEALIVARQGRGLSAIVRPGIDEGRALTDKMRETIVGVVATESDSARSRLSNARAYVQNSALILFAGILASAMVILWAFHLTQKEVDRRQRSEAMLLQDLAASRVAESQLARAQRMETVAQLTSGMAHDVNNLLAIVVSGLSQLEKRMGADGKAEELMSVCMRASLQGSALIDRLLAFSRRRSLEPERINVNELVSSTLGLLQPIFGVGIEIQLRLAEDPWPVLVDPVQAESALVNLAINARDAMTDGGQLTIETANMSLSAGEAAGKPSLAPGDYVTLSMSDTGTGMTPEVLGRAFEPFFTTKVGGRSSGLGLSMVLGFARQSRGHVEIRSEPKRGTVVDIYLPRADSASPRAALPSDQ encoded by the coding sequence GTGTCCGTTGCCGACGCCAGTCGATCGCGACACGAACCCCCTTTCGGCGGGTTGCGACATCGATGGGGGCGGCGAATCGCTCTGTGGCTGGCCATCCTCCTGGTGGGCGGCCTCTTTGGAGCAACCTACTACCAGATTCACGGCTTGGCCGCTGCGGACGGCATCGTGCAGCATGTGCGCGATGTCCGTGGCGAGGCCGAACATCTGCTGTCGCTCCTCGGCAGGGCCGAAGACAATCAGGAAGGCTACCTGATCACGGGCGATCCGACCTATCTCGATGCCTACCGGGCCGCTGCAACCGAGGCCCCACAATCCCTTCAGCAATTGAGCCAGCTCTTCGGCGACAATCCCAGCCAATGGCGGCGCGTCGACCAGCTCCGCCCGATGCTGAGCGACCGCATCGATCGGCTCGAGGCGCTCATCGTCGCCCGGCAGGGTCGGGGCCTTTCCGCCATCGTGCGCCCCGGCATCGACGAGGGCAGGGCTCTCACCGACAAGATGCGGGAAACGATCGTCGGCGTGGTAGCGACGGAGTCCGATAGCGCCCGGTCGCGTTTGAGCAATGCCCGCGCCTACGTCCAAAATTCCGCTTTGATCCTGTTCGCCGGCATCCTGGCGAGCGCGATGGTCATCCTCTGGGCGTTCCATCTGACGCAAAAGGAGGTGGATCGCCGGCAGCGGTCCGAAGCGATGCTTCTCCAGGATCTGGCCGCAAGCAGAGTCGCGGAGAGCCAGCTCGCTCGAGCCCAGCGCATGGAGACAGTCGCCCAGCTGACGAGCGGCATGGCCCATGATGTCAATAATCTGCTGGCCATCGTTGTGAGCGGCCTGAGCCAGCTCGAAAAGCGCATGGGAGCGGACGGCAAGGCCGAGGAACTTATGAGCGTCTGCATGAGAGCGAGCCTTCAGGGTTCTGCGCTCATCGATCGGCTCCTGGCCTTCTCGCGGCGGCGATCGCTGGAGCCCGAAAGGATCAACGTAAACGAGCTGGTTTCCTCGACCCTGGGACTGCTGCAGCCGATCTTCGGCGTCGGAATCGAGATCCAGCTGCGGCTCGCTGAAGATCCTTGGCCTGTCCTGGTCGATCCGGTCCAGGCCGAATCCGCGCTCGTCAATCTCGCGATCAATGCCCGGGACGCCATGACCGATGGCGGCCAGCTGACCATCGAGACCGCCAACATGTCGCTGTCGGCCGGCGAAGCGGCCGGGAAGCCCAGTCTCGCGCCCGGCGATTACGTCACGCTTTCAATGTCGGACACCGGCACCGGCATGACACCGGAGGTTCTGGGCCGGGCGTTCGAACCCTTCTTCACCACCAAGGTCGGGGGCCGGAGCTCGGGTCTGGGTCTTTCCATGGTGCTCGGTTTCGCGCGGCAGTCGCGCGGCCATGTCGAGATTCGGAGCGAGCCGAAGCGCGGTACGGTCGTCGATATCTATCTGCCGCGCGCAGATTCCGCGTCGCCACGAGCGGCCTTGCCGTCCGATCAGTGA
- a CDS encoding response regulator transcription factor: protein MRILVVEDDPDLARQLKAALAGASYAVDVAGDGEEGHFLGDTEPYDAVVLDLGLPVLDGVSVLKRWRRDGRTMPVLILTARDRWSEKVAGFDAGADDYVTKPFQMEEVLARIRALIRRASGHASAELECGALRIDSASGRVTVDGVQVKLTAQEFRLLDYLMHHKGKIVSRTELTEHIYEQDFDRESNTIEVFVGRLRKKLGANYIATVRGLGYRLAPPDEQD from the coding sequence ATGAGAATCCTCGTCGTCGAAGATGATCCCGACCTGGCGCGCCAGCTCAAGGCGGCGCTCGCGGGCGCGAGCTACGCCGTCGATGTGGCGGGCGACGGCGAGGAAGGCCATTTCCTCGGCGATACCGAGCCCTATGACGCGGTGGTGCTCGATCTCGGCCTGCCGGTGCTGGACGGCGTCTCGGTGCTGAAGCGCTGGCGGCGCGACGGCCGCACCATGCCGGTCCTAATCCTGACCGCGCGCGACCGCTGGAGCGAGAAGGTGGCTGGCTTCGATGCCGGCGCCGACGATTATGTGACCAAGCCCTTCCAGATGGAGGAGGTGCTGGCGCGGATCCGGGCGCTGATCCGGCGCGCCTCGGGCCATGCCTCGGCGGAGCTCGAATGCGGGGCCTTGCGCATCGATTCCGCAAGCGGCCGCGTCACCGTCGACGGGGTGCAGGTCAAGCTCACCGCGCAGGAATTCCGCCTGCTCGACTATCTCATGCATCACAAGGGCAAGATCGTCTCGCGCACCGAGCTGACCGAGCATATCTACGAGCAGGATTTCGACCGCGAATCGAACACGATCGAGGTGTTCGTGGGCCGGCTGCGCAAGAAGCTGGGCGCCAACTATATCGCGACCGTGCGCGGGCTGGGCTACCGCCTGGCGCCGCCGGACGAGCAGGACTAG
- a CDS encoding sensor histidine kinase — MAARSLALRLLVGAGVWIAVALLAGGFALSRLFEDTVERNFDSRLVVLLEGLVAVAELDAQGQPQLTRSVGEPRFDQPYSGWYWEIAEDGKPLLRSRSLWDQDLSLSREPATTEAFSHDVTGPDDEKLRLVEREITLPGSTHRFRFGVAGETSEIDAAVHSFNATLFWSLGLLWLGLIVAMLIQIWFGLQPLRRMRRAVIAVRTGRAQRLDGQFPAEITPLSDELNVLIEHNAAVLERARTQVSNLAHALKTPLSVLTNESSTAEGPLAETVKRQTASMRQQIDHYLARARTAAAAKVLGVRTECAPVAEDLRRTLERIHRDRPVRIEADVPAGLGFRGERQDLEEMLGNLADNACKWAKTRVLVAGRQEGNRIRFTVDDDGPGLRPEQRDAVFHRGKRLDERVPGTGHGLAIVREIAELYDGTVALEDSPLGGLRAILTLPST; from the coding sequence ATGGCCGCGCGCTCGCTGGCGCTGCGCCTTCTGGTCGGCGCCGGCGTCTGGATCGCGGTGGCGCTGCTCGCCGGCGGCTTCGCGCTCTCGCGCCTGTTCGAGGACACGGTCGAGCGCAATTTCGATTCCCGCCTCGTGGTGCTGCTCGAAGGCCTGGTCGCGGTCGCGGAGCTCGACGCGCAAGGCCAGCCGCAATTGACGCGCAGCGTCGGCGAGCCGCGCTTCGATCAACCCTATTCAGGGTGGTACTGGGAGATCGCCGAGGATGGCAAGCCGCTGCTGCGCTCGCGCTCGCTCTGGGATCAGGATCTGAGCCTGAGCCGCGAGCCCGCCACGACCGAGGCCTTCAGCCACGACGTGACCGGCCCCGACGACGAGAAGCTGCGGCTGGTGGAGCGCGAGATCACGCTGCCCGGCTCTACCCATCGCTTCCGCTTCGGCGTCGCCGGCGAGACCAGCGAGATCGACGCGGCGGTGCACAGCTTCAACGCGACGCTGTTCTGGTCGCTGGGCCTGCTGTGGCTGGGCTTGATCGTGGCGATGCTGATCCAGATCTGGTTCGGCCTCCAGCCGCTGCGGCGCATGCGCCGGGCGGTGATCGCGGTGCGGACGGGGCGCGCGCAGCGGCTCGACGGCCAGTTCCCGGCCGAGATCACGCCGCTCTCGGACGAGCTCAACGTGCTGATCGAGCACAACGCCGCCGTGCTCGAGCGCGCCCGCACCCAGGTGAGCAATCTCGCCCATGCGCTGAAGACGCCGCTCTCGGTCTTGACCAACGAATCCAGCACCGCCGAGGGGCCGCTGGCCGAGACGGTCAAGCGCCAGACCGCCTCGATGCGCCAGCAGATCGATCACTATCTCGCCCGCGCGCGAACGGCCGCGGCGGCGAAGGTCCTGGGCGTGCGGACGGAATGCGCGCCCGTCGCCGAGGATCTGCGCCGCACGCTCGAGCGCATCCATCGCGACCGCCCGGTCCGCATCGAGGCGGATGTTCCCGCGGGCCTGGGCTTCCGCGGCGAGCGCCAGGATCTCGAGGAGATGCTGGGGAATCTCGCCGACAACGCCTGCAAATGGGCGAAGACCCGCGTTCTCGTCGCGGGGCGGCAGGAGGGCAACCGCATCCGCTTCACCGTCGACGATGACGGGCCCGGCCTGCGGCCCGAGCAGCGCGACGCGGTGTTCCATCGTGGCAAGCGGCTCGACGAGCGCGTGCCGGGCACGGGGCACGGCCTCGCCATCGTGCGCGAGATCGCCGAGCTCTATGACGGCACGGTGGCACTCGAGGATTCGCCGCTGGGCGGCTTGCGCGCGATTCTCACGCTGCCGTCGACGTAA
- a CDS encoding fatty acid desaturase family protein, whose protein sequence is MITAPSPGDTGASASQSLRSAISSFESPRLSSSIWQLVSSIGLYLVAWAAMYKLIHLSLPLGMVLAIPAGALLVRIFILQHDCGHGSLFVSRAANTLAGRICGLLTLTPYANWRRHHAAHHGVWNNLDRRHSGADIYTTCLTVKEYRALPWHDRILYRAVRHPIVAHVILPPLVFILLYRVPFDTPENWTQERRSVHITNTVLAGVLLGLGFWLGFWEVLLIQALIIVVASIIGVWLFALQHRFDSSQWNREEQWSFASASLEGSSCLRLPRVMQWFTGNIGFHHIHHLAPRVPNYRLQACYEAIPALRTRAPLTVGAGLRSVWLALWDEDAERMVGFSRRGSAAGHPSVEKPA, encoded by the coding sequence TTGATTACAGCCCCGTCGCCCGGCGACACCGGCGCATCCGCCAGCCAGTCGCTGCGATCCGCCATTTCCTCGTTCGAATCGCCCCGCCTCTCCAGCAGTATCTGGCAGCTTGTCAGCTCGATCGGCCTCTATTTGGTCGCGTGGGCTGCCATGTACAAGCTCATCCATCTGTCGCTGCCGCTCGGCATGGTGCTGGCAATTCCGGCCGGCGCGCTCCTGGTGCGAATCTTCATCCTTCAGCACGACTGCGGTCACGGATCGCTGTTCGTGTCCCGGGCCGCCAACACGCTCGCCGGCAGGATCTGCGGGCTGCTGACCCTGACGCCCTATGCCAACTGGCGCCGGCATCATGCCGCTCATCACGGGGTTTGGAACAATCTCGACCGGCGGCATAGCGGCGCCGACATCTACACCACATGCCTGACCGTCAAGGAGTATCGGGCCTTGCCGTGGCACGACCGGATTCTCTACCGGGCGGTGCGCCATCCGATCGTCGCCCATGTCATTCTGCCTCCGCTGGTCTTCATCCTTCTCTACCGCGTGCCGTTCGACACGCCGGAGAATTGGACGCAGGAACGACGCTCGGTGCATATCACCAACACCGTGCTCGCCGGGGTGCTGCTCGGGCTCGGATTCTGGCTGGGATTCTGGGAAGTGCTGTTGATACAGGCGCTCATCATTGTCGTCGCCTCGATCATCGGCGTCTGGCTGTTCGCCCTGCAGCACCGTTTCGACAGCTCGCAATGGAACCGGGAAGAGCAATGGAGCTTTGCATCCGCGTCATTGGAAGGCTCGTCCTGCCTGCGTCTCCCCCGCGTGATGCAGTGGTTTACCGGTAACATCGGATTTCACCATATCCATCATCTTGCGCCGCGCGTGCCGAACTACCGGCTGCAAGCCTGCTACGAGGCCATCCCGGCGCTGCGGACGCGGGCGCCGCTGACGGTCGGGGCCGGCCTCCGATCCGTTTGGCTGGCGCTCTGGGACGAGGATGCCGAGCGAATGGTCGGCTTTTCCCGCCGCGGGTCCGCTGCCGGCCATCCATCCGTGGAGAAACCCGCCTAG